Within Palaemon carinicauda isolate YSFRI2023 chromosome 14, ASM3689809v2, whole genome shotgun sequence, the genomic segment gaccatatatacatatgatcagtgcccaactcccctctccacccaagctagaaccaaggaaggccacacaatggctgctgatgactcagcagatagacctacaggcttccccaaacaccccatccatagctcacaaggatggtgaggttgcagtgaccaaagaaactaacgagtttcagcgggactcgaatccaagtctggcgttcaccagtcaagggtcgttaccacatcggccagaggATTAAAGCAGTACAAGGAGTAGTAATATGTAAATAGAAGACATCCTCTAAATGCCAGATAATGTCAGCTCATAAGCACTATCCCCTTATATATGTGGTCGTGGTAGAAAGGAATTGCATACCTCGCCCTTAAAGTACGATTTACTAAGAAACATAAGGTAACATGTTAAGAAGCGGTCGCTATTAAAGGGTAAAGACATATAGCTTACAAAATATTGCAAGGGTAATGAATGTCCCATGCATTGTAGTTTGTAAActacaaaacaaaatattcaaatatgaaaaattaaatagggATAAATCCAGATAACACAAACTTTGCAACGATGAActctagaataattcacatatcagaCAACCATTCACGGCCTTAATTTCtagaaaaaagatgaaaagaaccACTTTACCTCCACCATCTAGAGAACCATTCAATGGCTGATCTTCTTTTATATTTATCTTCATCGGGATCTTTCCCTTCCGTAGTCGTTCTTCTTTTGTATTTATCCTCGGAATCTTCCTCCAAGTCATTACCCAGGAGGAGTCGAGTGTCAGACGAAGACGTCTTTCTGGCAACACTGCTTCCAGATGGATGATGGACGTCTCCTCTGAACTGTGATGTGGTCGGAGAAAGGTCTTCGGCAGCTGTTATGCGAACACTACTACTGACAGTTCCAGTGCCGCTACTACTGACTGTAACACCTGGAAGTACACGGGCTATTAAAATTCATCAAAGGAAAAGACAACGGATAGGTATGAAGGTTATTAAAATGTAGTTTCTGAAGGAGTCTATTCAATTTCTGGATTTAAGAgatgataaaataacaataacaatggcaAACATTAAAATATCATACAATTTTGCATTGTATATAATGAAACTAGGCATAATACAAATTAATCACAAAACTACATGAAAACAGTAGAGATAAAAGATTAATGTTGAAGGAAGACCCAATTATGACATTTACACAAACATACATCTAACATAATACTTTTTTAAGAACTTAGCTTTAGCTGTCTTTACTCctaaataaattagggaaaaaaatatgagagagagagagagagagagagagagagagagagagagagagagagagagagacgctacctTGTGTCTGAATTCGAGAATGTGATTCTGCAATTTGTGATACAGGGGCAGAAACATCTTTGTGCAATACTGCTGTTGATGAAGAAGTGTGATGTTTGCCACTTTCCTCTGGGGAGATAATGCCATTTACAGCAGGGAATTCCTTGGCATCTGTTTGATCGTTAGCACCATCAATCTGTAAAGCATTACATGAGAACGATATAATCCAGGAATTAAAATACTGTATGGATGATAAGAATGAATGACcaataaataatttaaaacaacaaaataatcatAAATACAAATCTCttatcttacttttattataatgCTATCCCAGGTGCAATGTTAACCAAGTATACTCGTAGAAAATAATCTTCCTACCAAGtgttcttaacacacacacacacacacacacacactctctctcgctcTTGGAAagttggtaagggtacaagagacactttagttatggtaagcagctcttctaggaggacactacaaaatcaaaccattgatctctagtcttggatagtgccatagcctctgtatcatggtcttactgtcttgggttagagttctcttgcttgagggtatactcgggcacactattccatcttaatcTTATTTTATCTTCCCCTTTATTTTTTGAAATGGTGagttaggcaggcttaatagaagggccatggatgcctggtggttttgtcaagaggttgtcttttccttatccaaTTCTTTTTCTCCTCAAAACCATACTTAGTgtactcccttcagttgaagtggctatttagccttgcatggtgtatcggctcctcaatgttgaccagtttttccgactttttttctatagtctttgggtttgatcaattactttattcttatttctgtacatattgtttctgttatcattcttgttaatctggtttttaagtatgatgtctttttcattaccattaattcttatgctttctggagacattgagcaaaatccgggaccagtacgtcctagatttcgtcaatgtcgtctactgtattgcaatattcgttgtcttcatgcaaatattcaagacctaaaGCAGCACAGTACACacttggaaacattgtttggaaatGGTTTCCTTCTGAAAACTCgattccaaacagtttggaaacatTTTTCAAACTGTTTGGAAACAGTTTTCGAACTGTTTGGAAACAGTTTGCAAATTATTTGTAAACTacttccaaacaatgtttccaGTCCACACCTCAGTTGTGGTCATGCCTGTGATGAGTGTAGAGGTTGCTGCAGCAGCGTCTGCATTTTATTTGGCACTTTTGATAAAGTCAAGGGAGgtcaagaaagagagaaagatatggGTGAGGAATTTTTTGTAATCCACATTTGTTACATCCCACAATGTTGGGGATGAATGCTGCAATTCAATTAGTTCTAGAATTTTCTCGGCAGACCACATGGCGTTATCACTGCAAGTCCCGAGTAGGTACTAATTCATCGTCGCCTCGGccgcacccgcacacacacacagtgtTTCCCATTCTGAATGGGAAACAGTAATTcgtgaaatggtgtttggaaatgGTTTGCGTAAACAGTTTCGAAAACTTGTTTGCATacagtttggaaacagtttccaaactgtttggaaacagtttccaaactgtttggaaaccgtttccaaactgtttggaaaccGTTTTCAAACAATGTTTCCAAGTGTGTACAGGGCTTTAcaattgcatccagacagtatgatattcttttttgctctgaaactttggtttctaaaatgaggcactcatctgagctccttataacaggttttaaaaagccaataatgttgaaacgtgatgccatccctagggccaggggaatggcggtgtatattaggaccgagtaccctgcttctcataagttctgctatgaatgtggatgtcatgagatcaggtaataaaagtttgcggcaggcataacagcttctatttgtgttcgatctaccggaatccagacatggatgattctaacttcgattgtcttcttactattatggctaagatacaagatgatgatagaaaggcctcttttgtctttgtgatttcaatgctcacaatggggagtggttaagttcagtttctcctaccgatcgccatggctcaagagctttagcctttgcctctgaatcaggctgtgagcaaatcgtaagtgaagctacacacaggtctggtaattgcttggacctcgtatacaccgactccctggTGTTATAAcgagtaagattggttctccagtcgggtcaTGTGATCATTcctcgatttcattagtagtgaagactgaacagcctgtccctgacgTATCATACTCATGCAAGATTTATATgagatctcaagcagactggaatgggattttgcatgatcttttggacttgaattggttgcaattgtatagtagtggtgatcctgttgtccctttgaatgagaatctagtcaacataattaataggcgtaccCCTCTCGTGTGCTGTGGTTCattgatgattttagacgtgcttatttggagaagcaggaggcctatcatctttgaaagggtaacagatcagatttgacctgcaaTAACTATTCTCAGCTTACAGCTTTTGCTCAAGAGTGTttaagcttcaactgaaaaagaacacaatttaaccataaaagaaacacattctggtacaactcaggaacatacgtgctggactacccttaaatctgcactctttggtgtagatgcagcagttcctcctttacttaaaccagatggctgagtCACTCCCTGTACAAAGCAAAAGGCAACCCTATTGGCTGATGCGTTTGACAGTAAAAGAGTAaagagaaactcgaacttcctcattcctgtgttcctgaggctaaactaactagtttagattttctatctcatgaaattaaagctctgttgatggaccttgatactcaCGGAgctatagacccaaatggtattttttctttgttttttttataaagactgcagatttcttagctccaaagttatgttattttgtgcagGTTAGCACGAAGAGGTAaaagcacttgctggagaattggtaatgttaacccactatgtaaatgtgtttgtggtagctcaagtaaaactgattggagaattggtaatgttactccactatgtaaatgtgtttgtggtagctcaagtcaaactgattatcgcccaatttccataactcccatactatctaaagtttatgaatgtcttctggcaaaatgtcttaataggtttgctgaaggtaataacctgttttggtttttgtaaaggccttggagcatgtgatgcccttcttacaatctccaatgctgtacagaaatcccttgattatggtagttgaatcagtagaacttcaaaagttcaaacttgcaggaaatgttttcatgttgaagaggctgacacaagtctctctatagtttatatatgacatatcagtttttatgttgttactattttcaaattattttattgttaattttttctcatagtttatttattttcttacttcctttcctcacggggctatttttccccactggagctcttgggcttatagcaacttcctttttcgactagggttgtagcttggctagtagtagtaataataataataataataataataataataataatatggcttccTCAAATAAATAGGCTGAATGTAATAAtcagttccctagtttgcaatttggcttccaGAAAGGCCTCAGAGCATTTGATACCCTTCTTAGAATTTCCAATGTTATACAGAAAtaccttgactgtggtcaggaaatGTGTGTtctaggccttgattttagtgctaccatTGACAGCGTTTTTCATGAGGCCATACTTTCAAATTCAaaacagttgggagtcggtgggtcttttcttagcatcattattgaatgtttaagtaatagattgcaaagaatagtTATTGAATGGCaccaaagaaggaaaaaaaatgtaatcgctggtgttcctcaggaaagtagtcttgggccattacttttcttagcatatacacatacagtatgtggtttggcctagaaaacaaacaactggggttgctgaatcccttaataaagatcaagCTTACATCAGTGCATGGTGCACATTGAAGTTGtacactaacaaaactcaaagtatgattttaagttggtcgaggacagtagctcctcgaCATCCACATGTTTTTAATGATAATACCTCTAACTACAGTACATAATACTCATTCAAAATCTAAGTGTGATTCTTGGTTGCAAAATTACCTTTGAGAAACATTCGGTCTGTTttttcttaaattgcacaaaaaattagctcaatgagaaagccttttaagattatCAGTTATCAATCTACAGtactctgaaattttttttttaattctttaattctatcttgttttgagtatggttttcctgtctggtcttcagctgctgactctaatcttaatttattgaacaaaaacttgcagtctatcaaatttcttattcctgatcagaaTGTTAACAGCTGACACAGTCAttcattagttctttatgcatgttgcatgagatttttcataattctgaccatcctttgcatttagatcctcCCAGACTGTACTTTCCTGTATATAGTACTAGTTATGCAGTCAATTTTAACAGTATTGTCTTCTTATAAGACACAAAGTActacagtattctattagttttattgcatagatttttcataattctgaccatcccttgcatttagatcttccaagactgtactttcctgtacgtagtactagttaTGCAGTCAATTTTAACATTATTGTTTTCTTATAAGACACAATAAAGTACTACAGTATTCTATTAGttctatttcagctgtgaccagattgtacaATCTTCATAAGcaagtagttgaattggtggaacttcacaatgtcaaactagcagcgaatgttttaaGTTGAAGGCTGATATAAGACactctccatagtttatatatatgagatCTATTCTTATCATTGTTTCTGATAACTTATATtcttattcatcacttctcatatagtttattcatttctttatctcACTTCCTCATTGAGTAGgtaaattttccttgttggagcccttgagcttatactgTATCATACTGCTTCAtgaaccagggttgtaacttagctcataattataataacaataataataaaagaataataataatgactcagtACCCCTTCTTAGTATACAGAAGCTGTAGCAGAGAAACTACGAATTCAAGGAAGTCTCTAGGAACCATGAAAAAGATTTTCATCTGCATGAGAACCTTTAAAAAAATATCTTAGCCTAGTTTGTGAAACAAATGTTATCCTTTTTAACTCTTATCAATAATATTGTTAGTCGTAATAAACAGTAACTTCAAAGATCTTGAGGCATTGCCATGGCTTCTGGTATTCATATTCTGGATGTAGCTTGCAAAAAGTAGCAAGAATATGAGGTTTAGTGATGAAAAGAATTTTTATACTTGAATGAACAAGGTAGTGCTATATGACCTTACATATGAAAGACACCAAATGCATAAGAGTGATTTTCAAGTTCACCGAGTTCTCAAATTTCCTTTTTTCAGTATGCTCTTTTGAAAATTAACTATCATTTAATATATAAGTACTACCTGTTTCAAAGATACTGAAAGATAAATGCCAGAGTGACTTTCTACAGACAGGGCTCTTAATAAATGGTGCACACTTGAGTATGATACACATACCTATATTACTTTTTGAAATCTATCTCTATATCCCATCATAATTAGTAAAACTCATCCCCCTACAATTTCAGGTTTGTATAAGCAAGACAATTTCAACTCATCCGCTTGACCTCATGCACAATCAAATCTGCAGAattcaaatttcatatatataaattgttacaaTAACTTCTATCTTCTCCAGGAACAATAAACAAAGAGAGAGGCAACATGTTCTGTAATCTTATGTGTGGTTTGTCAGggaatatctgtaaaaaaaaaaaaaaaaaaaaaaaaaaaaaaaaaaaaaaaaaaaaaaaaaaaaaaaaaaaaaattcttgtgtgGTGTCAgggaatatctataaaaaaaaaaaaaaaaaaaaaaaaaaaaaaaaaaaaaaatatatatatatatatattcttatgtgaaaaaaaaaaaggagcgatATATACTTTACAGTAAACAGTTAAATATTAATGGTGATTAAACTTTAGCTTGCATGTTTAAAGATGTTCTTTTACTTACTATTCACTTATGCAAATCTAATTTGGAATCTATGTTATAACTTACACATTGTACAGTTTAACATATTATGCCTCAGCTTTAGACTCCAGTGCTGTATTTGCTATTTTCAACTTCGATGTTTTATCCTAAATAACTTTTATTATAAGGttgtaaattttttcttttgtttttccatGAGCTTCCAAACCACTCGTGACAGCACAACAAAAAATAATGCAATTACCAAATTTGGATATTTGATTAGCTTGGACTTAAAAATTGCTCTAACTATATAGGCATAAAAATTAAACATCATTGTTTACCAGTGGTAGCCATAGGCCAGCCCTCGCCCAAGGGAAGACAGAGAGAACTTCTCTTAAATGGTCAGCAACAGGCGACACTAAATTCGATGCTGGAAATACAGGTGAAGAACAGGCAGGGCACTTGTAGCCAGCTGGTGCTGTGTTTGGAGGTAGACGTGTGGCCCAATCATTTAGGCAATCCATGTGAAACACATCTGGAAGTTACAAGAAAAATTGCTATAAGTAATGGATAGTGTATAAATATCCATATTAATTTCAACTATACAATATTACTGTAATAGGTATGGTTCTGGACGCATGTTAACAACTGTCGTGAGAAGGGTCATTTACACAGCaaattataaaatatctaaaatcGTTCAGACTACAACCTAACAAAAAAGTTTTAATATACCAAcagaaaaaactaaaaactaaaggcCAAAGAAAAGTATGTAAGACTCGTCAGGGTGCAACATCAAATAACCTTATCAAATATTATTGTTAGTGGTAGGGGGTAGGAGGGAGAGCCGGGGTAGGAGGGAGAGCCGGGGTACCCGGCCACCcctcacactcacacgcacacacacaattgtGAGTATTCTGATCACTttttgattgcaagcaggacttatTGGGGGACAGATATCGGCGGGACAATTTGCATAAATAACTactggtttgtattagttaggaaaaatacaaattatttccaaatttgtcacttgttcctTCACTAACTAACCTTACGTTATTCATAGGCTATTGGCGAGCTAACGAATTGGAGCACAGGCGACTAGTGATCAGGAGATCGCCAAGATGATGATCAGAGAGCGGGCACTAGGTTGGCTACTCATCGACGAGCCAACTATCGTAGTGCTGTAAATAGGCAAGCTAGCAAACGGCGAGCTCATTTAGCTGTGAGCTGGAGATTGGGGATTGGTGAGCAGGCATTCGGGGATCAACTAGCTAGCGATCGGAGCTGTAGGTAGATGCTCGGAGATCGGCAATCGGAGAGCTAGAGAACCAGAGAATAGTTCTATGATTGGCGAGCTAGTGATTGACGATTGGAGAACTGGGAATCAGCGATCGGCGAGTTAACAATC encodes:
- the LOC137653765 gene encoding zinc finger protein-like 1 produces the protein MGLCSNCPKKKLTNQFCFEHRVNVCEQCMVKDHPACVVQSYLQWLSSSDYNPVCRICDDHLGTKECIRLVCYDVFHMDCLNDWATRLPPNTAPAGYKCPACSSPVFPASNLVSPVADHLREVLSVFPWARAGLWLPLIDGANDQTDAKEFPAVNGIISPEESGKHHTSSSTAVLHKDVSAPVSQIAESHSRIQTQGVTVSSSGTGTVSSSVRITAAEDLSPTTSQFRGDVHHPSGSSVARKTSSSDTRLLLGNDLEEDSEDKYKRRTTTEGKDPDEDKYKRRSAIEWFSRWWRTMSRPSTRHHQSLIGGSRRMIVLLVLLGIITILVVLSYFARGASDDDPLLDPFNNPNIRIED